Proteins from a single region of Rana temporaria chromosome 5, aRanTem1.1, whole genome shotgun sequence:
- the RHEB gene encoding GTP-binding protein Rheb encodes MPQSKSRKIAVLGYRSVGKSSLTIQFVEGQFVDSYDPTIENTFTKLISINGQEYHLQLVDTAGQDEFSIFPQTYSIDINGYILVYSVTSIKSFEVIKVIHEKLLDMVGKVQVPIMLVGNKKDLHMERVISYEEGKALAESWHAAFLESSAKENQTAVDVFKRIILEAEKIDGGCSQGKSSCSVM; translated from the exons GTAAATCTTCTTTAACAATTCAATTTGTTGAAGGGCAGTTTGTGGATTCCTATGACCCCACTATAGAAAACA CATTTACAAAACTGATCAGTATAAATGGACAAGAGTATCACCTTCAGCTAGTCGATACCGCTGGACAA gaTGAATTTTCAATATTCCCTCAGACTTACTCCATAGATATTAATGGATATATACTTGTATATTCAGTCACCTCCATTAAAAG ctTTGAAGTGATTAAAGTAATCCATGAGAAGTTGTTGGACATGGTTGGGAAAGTCCA GGTACCCATAATGTTGGTTGGAAATAAGAAAGATTTGCACATGGAAAG GGTGATCAGTTATGAAGAAGGAAAAGCATTAGCAGAATCATGGCATGCTGCTTTCTTGGAATCTTCTGCTAAAGAGAATCAG ACTGCTGTTGATGTTTTTAAAAGAATAATTTTAGAAGCGGAAAAGATTGATGGTGGATGTTCACAAGGGAAGTCTTCCTGCTCCGTAATGTAA